The genomic interval ACCTCAAGGCGGAGTTTGAGATGAAAGACTTGGGCAAAACCAAGTTTTGTTTGGGCCTGCAGCTCGAACACCTCCCTAAAGGAGTGTTTGTACACCAGTCCACCTATACGAAGAAGGTACTTGAAATGTTCAATATGGACAAGAGTCACCCTCTGAAAACCCCCATGGTCGTTCGATCATTGGAGGCAGATAAAGATTCGTTTCGACCCAAGGAAGAGGATGAGAAACCTTTGGGACCTGAAGTCCCATACCTCAGTGCCATTGGACCACTAATGTACCTTACAAATTGCACACGCCCAGACATTGCATTTGCAGTGAACTTGTTGGCTAGGTACAGTGCCGCACCTACTCGAAGGCATTGGGTCGGCGTGAAAACCATCCTCAAATACCTACAAGGTACTCGGGACCTTGGGTTGTGGTTTCCAAGAAAAGGGGATTTAACTATGGAGGGATATGTTGATGCTGGCTATATGTCTGACCCACATAATGCCAGATCACAAACTGGTTTTGTGTTTCTCTGTGGTGGTGCAGCCATTTCATGGTGGTCTGTAAAGCAGACTCTGGTTGTCACATCTACCAACCACTCAGAGATAATTGCCCTATATGAAGCTGCACGAGAATGTGTTTGGCTCCGACGGATGATCAATCACATCCAGAAGTCATGTGGTATGAATACAATCGACACCCCCACCATTATCTATGAAGATAATGCAGCTTGTGTTGCACAGATGCATATGGGCTATTTAAAGAGCAATCTCACAAAACACATTGCTCCCAAATTCTTTTATCCTCATGAGCTCCAGGAGAGTAGGGAGATAAATATCCTGCAAACCAGGTCATGTGAAAACCTCGCAgatttattcacaaaatctcTGCTAGCTTCTAGCTTCTATAGATGTGTTCGTGGAATTGGCATGAGACGGCTTGGGGAATTGCAGGGTTCAGGGAGAGACAAACCCTGAAACCTTGGCCCATGATTGTGATCCCGAAGATCACGGGTTGGTCCTGAAGGCCTAACCCAATATCAACtattgtactctttttcccttgatgagttttttttcccactgggttttcTCATGCAAGGTTTTTAATGAGGCAACAGATGCAACATAAGTAAAGCTTGTGATGTACTCTTTTCTCCTACCTCttttttcccactgggttttgGAGGGGAGTTTTTAACGAGGCATACACATGGCATAAATTTGGACAAGGGGGAGTGTTGTGAATCAAAGTCCAAGTAAGTTTAGAACTCCAGAGAACAGTATATAAATGGAGGACTTTGAATGGTGGCCAAATTAATGAAGAGAGGAGGAAATTTCAAATAGTTCAAACACTGTGCTCTTGTATTCATCTGAGTCACTCCTATTATAAATAGAGGGTCCCTTTCATTATGCTGTAACAAGTGAaagtaaaagaaataaatagagcactcctcctcctccctataTCCTGTTTTCTTGTTCCTGTGTTTCTAAATTCCTGTGTGTCTGTGCACAACAAAAGAACGCGATTTCATAACAGTAAGGAATTTATTTCCTTGCACTCCCCGTGTCCTCGCGCTAGTAGGGTCACGCCCATTGTGGGTTTCGTTTCTTTCACCTGTGTCTCCATCCAATTAAGCCACACATATATAGGTGCTTGCACTGTGGGGTGGGTGTCTTGGGACCAACTTTTTAGGCTAGGGGTACGGGCCCCATAGCTTGCACTATGAGAGGCCTAATCACAATGGTGTAGACCGCGTGCTGAACTGAGCACATTACTGCCACTCAAGTAGTCGTAGCTATGGGTGGCAATGAACTACTCAATccattccttctctctcttcagaATATGCGCAGTAATGGACTTTTCCACCCACGCTTGCAGGTGATTGAGAGCCCTAAACACATTCCACGCCGGAAGAGGCTCCTCTAACTTTAAATTAGAGGGACATGGGagccacatgtcagtgacacatGTCCCTCTAACTTTAGAGGAGCACCTTCCTTCTACGTCTGCACAACATCCATTACTTTTTATATACTCATCATCTCACACTGACACTAAAATTTTAGACATAGTTGCTCTGTGATTAGTTCCTAACTAATAATTTATGTTTCCTTCTATACTCTAATCATTTCTTATTTAGCTTATgcaaatattattttcttatgGGTTGTTAAGTGATATTGCTTTGACAAATGTTCTCATATTCTCGATACTTCATGAATTATGCATGTTGTTTCTTAGTGTCCAATTATATGGGGATTCTCTTTGCTCAAGTTGATGTACTTTCAACATACGTGAAGGTTGGACTATATACAATATGGATTTGATTGGTTAAGAGTGGTCAGGTCTGGTGAAGCTTGCTGGATTCGGTTGAATTTGACAAACGCTTTGGTATCGCAAGCTAGGGAGGAGAGATGGAAATGAGAAGCGTGTTGTGAGTGGAAAATAATGGAGGGTAGGCCCTACATAAATTGTAAACAAAAGTCTAAATACTAAGAAAATTTGCAGAAATTAAACTTAAACTCTATGTATCAGAATGAGGAAAAAAACACTTACCTTTCCAGTTGCGTCAAGTGATGGTGATCTCGTCTAAGAAAAGGGGGCATGAACCCTAGGGTTAGAGAAGGCCGGAGGGAAATAGCACCACAGGTTTTGTggatggcgcggcggtggcgttggaCGCGGGGGTGattgcggtggcggtggtggctgtCGGAGGAGCTGCCGAGGACAGCTCGCGAATGAGGGCATCGAGGGCCTCGGGGTTGGCGCCACGGTTGGCGGTCGCACAGCGCCATGAGTAGCGATAGCGTGTGGCGGTCGCAACTAGTGTCCAGAATCTGGGACATCCAGAACGCTAGCTCCAGCGACTCCTTCGCATGCCTTGCCACCACCgactccatctccatctcatGCATCGTGTCACCATGCATCGTGTCACCTCCGGCCTCCGGTGGGTGGTGGGTAGCTCTATGCGCGAATGCCCCTTTTTATGCTTGCAAATTTGCCCTCTCAAGTGGTACATTCAACTATGAGAAAATTCCTTCCGTATCCCTGAAATTTTAGCCGATCCCTTCTATGCCCCTAAATTTTCTTCACTCACTTGTATAtctctaaaatttgatttgGATCCTTTCCATACCCTTGCCGTTAATTGACTGTttaatatgtgtagaaaagtcaGTTTTACCCTTCACTATATAAGGAATATGTAGAAATTTATGGACTATATTGTTTGAAGTATAGAAAATTGTTTTGTGACCATAATATTCATAAGCTTGTTGTACAtagaaattttaatatatattaaaaaaagtatgtgtAGCATTTCTTTAAATGATAAAGATAGCTTTGGAAAGCAttcctatataatatatacaacaagaaaaaaaaaatatggtgaaCTACCTAAAATACTACATATACTCTTTTAATAAGTAAATAAACagtaattttaaatcattatGTAAAAGAACTTTACCATGAATAGTCCTTGTACAATAAAATCGTGAATATAGTAGTCttatataacaaaattatacaGTTCCAACAATATAGCTAGTCTACAATTTTCATGTTTCATTCATATCTAAGGGCAAAATGATCCTTTTCATAGGAATTAAATAGTCAATTAATGGAATGGGTATGAAAGAGATAAAGATCAGAATTAGGGGATATACAAGGGAGTGGGCAAAATTCAGAGACGTAGAAGGGATTGGCTAAATTTTTAAAGGCATAGAAGAAATTTTCTCAACTATTTACCGCTTTTGTCAACGTTGAGCCGGATGGACGGGGGCATCTACTATACAACGGTTGGTTCGATTGGAaattattgttctttttttctcctagTAATGACCTGAAATCGAGCGTGAGAACCAGCCCACTAGGTCGCACAAATACAAAGGCCGACCTAGTCTAAGGCAGGCCGGActaaacaattatttttatatatctaTGATTGTTCGATTCGATTAAGttgttttcaactttttgataaAGATTCAGCCACCAATCCTGACCGTATcatcttttgaaaaaaataagacCTAAATTCAGTGATTTGGCTTGATCAAGTTTTTCTctaaaagggcaaaaaaaaaactgaatgaAATGTTATCAGTTTTGTCTGGACAGGATAAAATCGAGAGTAgaatttggcaaaaaaaaaacaggataaAATCGAGAGTAgaatttggcaaaaaaaaaaaggccaaatGGAACAGCAATGAAAAGCTGCAGTGCACTTGAACTTGAACCAGGTGGAATAGAGATATCACTCATTGCTTTCAATTATTATCTGAAAATGAGAGTTCGACCAATGGCGATGACAGATCCCTTCTTAGATAAGCACATGACAAAGCAAAGGACTTCTAGGTCAAGAGAGGATAATTAATaataggcaaaattggttatatagcatcgaaagttcacgtttttggttttatagcaccgaaagttaccggttcactttaatagcacacaaagttcaccatgtttccatttttaacatttccgtcaattctcgatcgttttccgtccgtcttgatcatTATTGATacagccacacacacgatatgacatttctacccctcacaagtacaagtataatgcatgtcaatgaggggtagaaatgtcatatcGTGTATGTCTGGATCAATAccgatcaagacggacggaaaaattgacggaagtgctaaaaataGGAACagggtgaactttgggtgctattaaagtgaaccggtaactttcggtgctataaaaccaaaaacatgAACTTTTGATgttatataaccaattttgccataATAAAAGACCATACGTGTGGTGGATACATACAATTGGCTATTGGAAATAGGAAAGGCAACGTTCCCACGATTACTAAACTCTTATCTTCCACAACTCAAGCAAATCACGCAGCGTTCCATGAACCACACCTTCCTTGGGGAAACAGGCCACCACAACATCAGAAATGCATTCTACAGCAAGATTTAGCATCTTCCTTAAGTTTGACAATACCTTTCTTCCAGCAATCAAATCTCGAGTCTGCTCTACCGATCAAGCAAATTGGTTCCACCGGTTTTCACTACCTGCTTAAGCAAACAGTTAACAGTTAACGGACGGCAAGTCGGCAACTATACCAAGAAAAACAGTTGGAATAAAATCCTGTTGAGCCTAGCTGCACCTGATAAGAAAGCTAATAACAGAACTTGAAACCACAAGAACACTAAATATTTCTATCATGCTAAAAATAAGTGAAACCAAAGCAATATGAATTGCAAGGTAGTGTAGTGTTGAAATGACTGTAAAAAAATTGGTACTGCTGGCAGTGATCGCACGGGCATGTCAACTGAGATTTTAAACACCGCAGTAAATTTGGTCAGGCTCAGGGAATGAGAATGTTAGGAACCAATTGCAACTTCTCTCGAGTCAGTACTTATGTTGTTAGTTTCATAGTATCTTGTTTTTTGAACGACGTTGGTTTCATAGTATCATAGCAATAGAAAGgattcttttcagttttttactCTAAGAGGTGAACAATATAAACATCAAAAGCCTATAATTAACATTTACCAGACTGTAAACAGGAACTCAGTTGAATCCAACGTTACTACTTGCTACATCAGCAAAGCCAACCCAAATACATCACTGGTGGGGAGCATAGGATGCCTTTTCAGTGCCTTGTTGGTCCAAGGCATGACCAAACCCCAAACAACCTACAGTTCTCAAGAATGACCTTTTTATCTAATCCGTTATTAAAGGAGAATGAACCAACTGATGAGGATTTAACCACGGAATGAAGATTATTAACCCAGAGTGGCGAAGAAAACATAGGTGGGCTCAAAACTCAGCCAACCTACACAGCTGATGAAATTATAAGTTGTTGCCAAATGACTACACCGCAATGATAAACTGACAGAGAAGGAATAGCTAACAGGATCTCCCTAGCACAATGGAACATCAAGATGGCAGATTGGCAGTCATTGTAATTCCTCATCGACGGAAACAACAGTTCTTGATGCCATTCCATATCATGGAAGTTGAATTCAGAATTATCAATAGTGACCCAAATAGAGATGTGTTTACAATCTTAATGTCAACTGTCCGTGCAATCACATATTCATGTCATACCAATATCCCCATATCTCCAAACGAATCCATGTCATAGTGCTTAATCCCTCTTAAAGAAACAAGCCAGGAACGTGTTGCAGCTAAAAAATAATCTACAGAGCAGAACGATTCGCTAATTTACATTCTAAGGCAACCTAATGTAGGATCAAGTGATAGTGATCTTGTCTGAGAAAAGGGGGCACGAACCCTAGGGTTGGCGAAGACCGGAGGGGAAAAGCGAGGCGGCTTTTGTTGacggcacggcggtggcggtggacgcGGGAGTAGTTGCGGCGGTCGGAGGAGCCGCCGAGGAGAGCTCGCGGACGAGGGCCGCGAGGGCCTCGGGGTTGGCGCCGCGGTCGCAGAGCGCCATGAGCAGCGAGAGCGTGTGGCGGTCGAGGCCGGTGTCCAGGATCTGGGACATCTGGAACGCCAGCTCCAGCGACTCCTTCGCCTGCCTTGCCGCCGCAGACTCCGTCCCCGTCTCCGTCTCGTGCGGCGCCATCGATCACCTCCGGCCTCCGGTGGATGGTGGGCCTGGACCTTCGCGGTAGAGGAGGAAGACAAGGTTGCCGTCGCAGTTGAGGGTGGCGCGGCCAACCTCACTCACTGCTCCAGATCCACTTCACTTCCGGGCAGGTATTGGGCCGCAACGCCTCGTCCTCTGCCTAGCAGCCGCCGCCAACACCAAGCAGGAGCTCCTGATACTGACTTTGTGCTACTTtttctgtcccataatatagtaaTCTATAACAGACGAGACACTtcatagtataatgaatctaaacatactttctgtccagattcattgtactgtAAAATGGCACATCCAattttagattgctatattataagATGGAGGAGACGAGTAAGTTGATTGATAATGCAGGAACTGTAAagtgtcacatccagttctagattgctatattataagATGGAAGAAGAATGACGGAGTAAGttgatagataatagataatgccGGAGTTCCGTTGCATTATAGGATGCATCTCAATGTTCTCATAGTAGGAAGAATCAGAGTACGCATATTGttagttgctaaatttttctatatgcacTTATTAGGAGGGAGAATCAGGTATGCATATTGTTAGTtgctaaatactccctccgtcccataaaaaacgaatctaagatcggatgtgacatattctgtTACGATGAATAAGGACATATGTAtttctagattcgtagtactagattggttttttatgggacggaggtagtagctatatgcaaaaaaaaaaataaaattgttctATATGACATATCGTGGACGCCTTTGGAGAGAACAGAACCTTGTTTGGAATCTTTGGATTTTCACACGAAAACACCTTTGGATTTTCACACGAGAACACCTTCATGCTGATGGGTTCAGTAAAACACATCAACCATCGGTAAAACACATCATCCATTGATACGTTTCTgatggaaataattttaggAGTTTGTATCACACTATCACTGTATGGTTCCTACGTATGATGAAGATCTTTTTCATGCAAGCTGCCTtctgaaaattatttttggtaTGATGTTGTTGTTTGCTGAAAGATGTTACTCCTATATCGTCAAAATGGCTAACAGGCGATAGATGCCCGTAGtgcgcccctcctcctccacgtggtttccttttttttttaccgcatTACTTtactattttagtaaatttatgcacctaaagtttgtacacctcaagtttacacatttaaagattagagatccaaagtttataaatcaaaagtttatatatccgattcaaatttgaatttaaattcaaatattttttatatatagtatttctatatatctaaagtttatacacctaaagtttaaaggcccaaagtttataagtcaaaagtttatatacccgattcaaatttgaatttgaattcaaatattttgtatatatagtatttctatacatctaaagtttatacacctaaagtttatagacccaaagtttataagtcaaaaatttacatacccgattcaaatttgaatttgaattatatctgattcaaatttgaatttgaattcaaatatttttatatatagtatttctatacgtctaaagtttatacacctaaaatttatgaGTAAATTCCCTGTATGTACCTCAAACCAATCCCCTGTGTGCCTTCGAGATTTCGCTGTGATCCCTCCCATCCCTACCGTTAGTTCTCACAGCATTGAGTGGTTAATTTACCTGGAAATGTCCACTGTGCCCTTAAGAGTGCAATTTGAGTTCTTAGTGACCGATTCTATTTGAGAGGTTGAGAAAGATTGAAATATCAACGAGTGCATCATATACTATGAGATGGCCAGcaatttatagaaattttgaCAAGGCACTACATGGATCATCCATGCGCACTCCACTGTGTGGATCATAAGCATCATGGCCATAAAACGAATGCAAATGACAAACTAAAAGAACAAGGCAAGTACTGTGTATGTTAACCAAGGTTGTCATTATGCTAATTTTCTCATGATAGTGGAGAAAGGCACACACTAAGTAAATGCCATCACATGGCCAAATTACACAGTAATATAAACAGTACCCATGGCACATCGCACTAAATGTCTGAAAAAGCGAACATTACAGTGATTTATACCTGCACATCTTGCATTCCCTTCTCAATATCAACTgtcaagaagaaaagaaatcatACACATCTACATATGAATGAAATCAACCTAGTCGGATGGGAGCAGTAGGGGATAGAGCTCGggagccagcagcagcagccgctgaGACCTCTCAACAAGGCGGCTGCTGCCTGGGCCACTGCTGCCGAGATCTTGAGCAACCAGGACAGCACCTGCAGCGTCGATTGGCTGCCGTCGCTAGGGCCGAAGGGAGCCGAAGCCACCGTCGCCGGAACCGATGGgagccgaagccgccgccgctgccgccgacgagaGCTCGAGGGCGACAGGACCGCTGGCGCCGAATCGACGGCGGGGATGGGAGCGCAAGGCCGGTGGCCACGGGAGGAACGGTGGCGACGGCCACgaaaggacggcggcggcgcacagcGCCGGCTGCGTCGAGGGGAGACGAGAGATTGGAGATTATTTGGGGATTTCTCACTGTTGCTGCCTTGCTGGTTGTTACCTAGGTTTTCGTTGGGcattttggtcttttttttgaaattattgacAACGTAATGGATGTATGCACTAACAGAACTAACAGATGCCTAACGGTAGGGACATGGGAGGGAACATACACAGGGAATCGGTCAAAATTGGAGGGCATGGAAAGGATTGAGTCAGTTTTAAGGTGCATACAGGGaatttactcaaaatttatagacccaaagtttataagtcaaaagtttacatacccgattcaaatttgaattcaaattcaaatattagtttatagacccaaagtttataagtcaaaagttacatacccgtttcaaatttgaatttgaattcaaattttttatatatagtatttctatacataaatttttccaactttgtttatttaaaaaaattatggtgaactgtaataggaagagaagaaggggaggaggaagggggagaggaagagtgTATAGGGGGGAGGGACGGGTGATcgctaggaggagagggaagcgatcacccgcccactAGCAATACCCCTATATTGTTCCATTCTCAAAAGCTTgcttctaaaaattatttttttgtatgATGCTGGTGTTTACTGAAAGATGTATGCTGATGTTTAATGAAACTTAGCACTTGTTTTCTATTGATTCCTAGGGCTACGTATTTGTAGAATCAGTCTATCCGACCTATAGATACACTTTTCAGATCAGTGATGGCCTTTCTAGAGGAGCTGGGTGTTGGGCCATGGTTGCGCTAGCGATCGGCACGTGAGGGGAGTATTTGCCCGGATTTCTCGCCCTAGTATCCTTATCGACGCATTCATGATATCTAGATTAATTCAACTGTCCGGAGGCATGGTAGAAGCACGCCCACCCCATGTGCGTATTTCACGACATGCTTTGGTCACGGGTTTCTTTCTCGTTAAAAGAAGTTGTATCCGTCCCGGACATGTGCAATGCAGTGAGATCTTGAAATctcattagtaaaaaaaatattaaggttttatatatgaaaatggtaTTAATAGAGCTGTTGCATAGTCGAgtaaaatacttttatatagctatattttgtgaaaatgatattaatagaacatattataagttaagattatGAGCAAGCACGTGTAATGCTACTCCTAATTAATCAACTAATTAAGTTCTCCAGCTCTGTAaaggcatccacaatgtgatgAAATAGCAAGTAATAAGCTTATTATTAGGTATTAGCGGTTTTTGGTGGGttttatctattttttcaaTTGTGCTATGGTTCATGTTTGGGGAATTtttgtgggtcccaccttaTTACCCACTCTACGTATGTACATTTAGAGATGTCAATTTTACCTGTGGGATCGGGTACCCACGAGTACCGCACGTACCACAC from Oryza glaberrima chromosome 3, OglaRS2, whole genome shotgun sequence carries:
- the LOC127765345 gene encoding mitotic-spindle organizing protein 1B-like, with the protein product MAPHETETGTESAAARQAKESLELAFQMSQILDTGLDRHTLSLLMALCDRGANPEALAALVRELSSAAPPTAATTPASTATAVPSTKAASLFPSGLRQP